TGTGATCTCTGGAGCTGGAGCCGGTGTCGCCGGGGCGCTCTTGGTGGTCCAGAACTCGTCGGCTTATCCGCACCTGTTCAACTGGCTGGAGGCGGGCAACCCATTGCTGGCGGCACTGGTTGGCGGCATCGGCAGCTTTATGGGCCCGGTGATTGGAGCGGTGATCTTCGAGGTCGGCAAGCTTGAAATCAGCCAATACACCTCGCAATGGGAGCTGGTGCTTGGCGTCGTCCTCGTTGGCGTGGTGCTCCTGGCCCCAGATGGCCTGGTTGGGCTCGGGCCACCGATTCGTCGGTTTGTACTTGCTCGCCTAGGGCGCGTGCCGTCCAATGAGGAGGATCCTGCGCAGGTTGCTTCCCATGACGTCTTTGATGAGCAGATCTTTGACGATGAGGAGCAGTAACGATGGCTGAACCAATTCTCGTTGTTGACAGCCTGATCAAGGAGTTTGACGGCTTTCGCGCGGTCGATGGCGTCTCCTTGTCGGTGATGCCTGGAGAGATTCGGGCGGTGATCGGGCCGAACGGTGCTGGTAAGTCGACACTGTTCTCCGTCATCATTGGCGAGTTGCACCCGAACGCCGGACGGGTCGTACTCGACGGCACGGATGTCACTGGGCTTTCCACGCACAAGCTGATGATGCGAGGACTGGGTTGTGCCTTTCAGGCCACCAACGTCTTCTGGCGGCTCAGCGTACAAGAGTGTTTAGAGGTTGCGGTGACCTCAAGGCGTAGACATTCAGCGAGACTCTTTGGCTTGTTCAGCCGTGACGTTGATGACGAGGTCGCCTCCCTGCTCGATCAGGTCGGCCTCTCAGGACTTGCTCGAGCAACAGCCCGGGACCTATCCCATGGCGATCAGCGAGCCCTCGAGGTGGCACTGGCGGTAGCGATGAAGCCGAAGGTCTTGCTACTCGATGAGCCGACAGCCGGCATGTCACCATCTGAGACCCTGCGCGCGGTCAATCTGGTGCGTGAACTGGTCCATGCCAACGGTCTTACCGTCTTGATCGTGGAACACGATGTGAGTGTGGTTTTTTCGTTGGCAGATGTAGTCACGGTCATGCATCAGGGCCAAACGATCGCCGAGGGTCCGCCTGATGAGATACGTACCAATCCAACGGTGGTGGAGGTCTACCTCGGCACCTCAGAGTTTAGCAAGGGTCTGTCGTGATACTTGACTTGCAGTCCATCAACACCTACTACGATCGCTCGCATGTGCTCCAAGGGGTCTCGCTTTCGGTGGAGGCAGGTGAGGTCATCGGGCTTTTGGGCCGTAATGGGGCCGGTAAGACCACCACGTTGCGTAGCATTACCGGACTAACCCCGCCGCGCTCCGGGTTGATCACCTTCGAAGAGCGCCCGATCCAAGGGAAGTCCGCCTATAAAGTGGCTAATCTCGGTGTGGGTCTTGTCCCGAGTGGACGCCGAGTCTTTGGTGATTTGACGGTGCGGCAGAACCTCGTGCTCGCGACAAAGGCTGCGCGTAAGACCGAGAATCCTTGGGACATCGATCGGGTCGTCGCTGCCTTCCCGAAGCTCGCCGTGTTGATGGATCGCCGAGCTGGGGTGCTCTCGGGTGGTGAGGCCCAGATGGTCAAGCTTGGCCGGGCGTTGCTGGGGAACCCCAAGCTATTGCTGCTGGACGAACCGTCTGAGGGGCTCGCGCCAACTATCGTCGAGGAAGTTGGGCGCCAGCTGCTCGAGTTGAAGGATCTCGGAATGTCGATGCTCATCAGCGAGCAAAACATGGGTTTTGCCCTCTCGATCATCGACCGAGGATATGTCCTTGAAAAGGGCAGGATTCGTCTCGAAGCCACTGCGAATGATCTTCGATCGAGTGATGAGGCGCGCCACCTTCTCGGGGTGTAGCCTCACCAGGGGTCAGATGATGGCAGTAAGGGTACGCTACAATACGCTGATTCTCCACCATATGTGGTAAAGTGCCACCATAATGGGGAACATGTTAACCATGAGCGAGACCGCGCAAGCCCTTGGTGTGTCCATGTAGACGCTCAGGCGGTGGGATCGCGATGGGCTGGTACA
The Ferrimicrobium sp. genome window above contains:
- a CDS encoding ABC transporter ATP-binding protein, with protein sequence MILDLQSINTYYDRSHVLQGVSLSVEAGEVIGLLGRNGAGKTTTLRSITGLTPPRSGLITFEERPIQGKSAYKVANLGVGLVPSGRRVFGDLTVRQNLVLATKAARKTENPWDIDRVVAAFPKLAVLMDRRAGVLSGGEAQMVKLGRALLGNPKLLLLDEPSEGLAPTIVEEVGRQLLELKDLGMSMLISEQNMGFALSIIDRGYVLEKGRIRLEATANDLRSSDEARHLLGV
- a CDS encoding ABC transporter ATP-binding protein, translating into MAEPILVVDSLIKEFDGFRAVDGVSLSVMPGEIRAVIGPNGAGKSTLFSVIIGELHPNAGRVVLDGTDVTGLSTHKLMMRGLGCAFQATNVFWRLSVQECLEVAVTSRRRHSARLFGLFSRDVDDEVASLLDQVGLSGLARATARDLSHGDQRALEVALAVAMKPKVLLLDEPTAGMSPSETLRAVNLVRELVHANGLTVLIVEHDVSVVFSLADVVTVMHQGQTIAEGPPDEIRTNPTVVEVYLGTSEFSKGLS